The following are from one region of the Roseobacter fucihabitans genome:
- a CDS encoding c-type cytochrome encodes MGDVEKGAVVFNQCKSCHQIGEGAKNSVGPQLNGIFGRPAGSEPGASYSKSMLRAGDDGLIWTEKTLDAYIENPRALVSKTRMSFRGIADKSKRRDLLAYLRSFSDDPANIPEAEPTATATDHELDPTILAIQGDPEYGEYLASECTTCHQSDGSNAGIPGIIGWPVDDFVVAMHAYKRELRPHPVMQMMAGRLSDEEIASIAAYFKDLD; translated from the coding sequence ATGGGGGATGTGGAAAAAGGAGCCGTCGTTTTCAACCAATGCAAGTCTTGCCATCAAATCGGGGAGGGTGCGAAAAACAGCGTTGGACCACAGCTTAATGGGATATTTGGTCGGCCTGCGGGATCCGAGCCGGGGGCGAGCTATTCCAAGAGTATGCTGCGTGCGGGCGATGACGGTTTGATCTGGACGGAAAAGACACTGGATGCCTATATCGAAAACCCAAGGGCGCTGGTTTCCAAAACGCGGATGAGTTTTCGCGGCATCGCAGATAAATCCAAACGGCGGGATCTGTTGGCCTACCTTCGCAGCTTTTCGGATGATCCCGCGAATATTCCGGAAGCCGAACCAACCGCGACGGCCACGGATCACGAGCTGGACCCGACCATTCTCGCCATTCAGGGCGATCCGGAATATGGCGAATACCTCGCCAGTGAATGCACCACATGCCATCAATCTGATGGGAGTAACGCCGGTATACCCGGCATCATCGGTTGGCCTGTGGACGATTTCGTTGTTGCCATGCACGCTTATAAACGAGAACTCAGGCCGCACCCTGTCATGCAAATGATGGCCGGGCGTCTGTCGGACGAGGAGATTGCTTCAATCGCTGCATATTTCAAGGACCTTGATTAG
- the soxZ gene encoding thiosulfate oxidation carrier complex protein SoxZ → MASGVKPRVKVPKTAAAGEAITIKTLISHKMESGQRKDDDGNVIPRSIINRFTCDFNGENVVDVTLEPAISTNPYFEFEAIVPEAGAFTFTWYDDDGSVYETSKEIAIG, encoded by the coding sequence ATGGCATCTGGTGTAAAACCCCGCGTCAAAGTCCCCAAAACGGCTGCTGCCGGTGAAGCAATCACCATCAAGACATTGATCAGCCACAAAATGGAATCCGGGCAGCGCAAGGATGATGACGGCAACGTCATTCCACGCTCGATCATCAACCGGTTCACCTGCGATTTCAACGGTGAGAATGTCGTGGATGTGACGCTGGAACCGGCGATTTCGACCAATCCGTATTTCGAGTTTGAAGCCATTGTGCCCGAAGCGGGGGCATTCACGTTCACGTGGTATGACGATGACGGGTCGGTCTATGAAACATCCAAAGAGATCGCAATCGGCTGA
- a CDS encoding thioredoxin family protein encodes MRQIFTACAFLAVMMMSVQGAELGDDGLHKAAWMRDTFKDLSEDLAEANGENKRLMVMIEQRGCIYCREMHEEVFPDKKIAAYIEANFFVIQINMFGDVEVTDFDGEVLPEKEMVRKWGALFTPTILFFPPEVTRDTSAGRAAVATMPGAFGRHTTFNMLNWVMEEGYLGEESFQRYHTRKFAEQGG; translated from the coding sequence ATGCGGCAGATATTTACAGCATGTGCCTTTTTGGCGGTCATGATGATGTCGGTGCAGGGGGCAGAACTTGGCGATGACGGGCTGCATAAGGCGGCGTGGATGCGCGATACGTTCAAAGATCTCTCGGAAGATCTTGCGGAGGCCAATGGCGAAAACAAGCGCCTGATGGTGATGATCGAACAGCGCGGGTGCATCTACTGCCGTGAAATGCATGAAGAGGTCTTTCCAGACAAAAAGATCGCAGCCTATATCGAGGCGAATTTCTTTGTCATACAGATCAATATGTTCGGGGACGTGGAGGTAACCGATTTTGACGGAGAGGTCCTGCCCGAGAAAGAGATGGTGCGGAAATGGGGCGCATTGTTCACCCCGACGATTCTCTTTTTCCCGCCCGAGGTTACTCGCGATACCTCAGCGGGGCGCGCGGCGGTGGCAACCATGCCCGGCGCGTTCGGGCGTCATACGACGTTCAATATGCTCAACTGGGTGATGGAAGAAGGCTATCTGGGCGAAGAAAGTTTCCAGAGATATCATACCCGTAAGTTTGCCGAACAGGGTGGCTAA
- the soxB gene encoding thiosulfohydrolase SoxB, whose protein sequence is MISRRDFLQTTMAAAALYGASGFGNWSRLAAQQALTQDKLLEFDTFGNISLIHITDIHAQLKPIFFREPSMNIGVGANKGAVPHLTGAAFRKRYGIEDASPSAYALTYDDFAALAQGYGRVGGLDRVATVVNAIRADRPDALLLDGGDTWHGSYTCYQTAGQDMVNVMNALKPDAMTFHWEFTLGSERVAEIVESLPFAALGQNIFDAEWDEPTELFPPYRFFESGGVKIAVIGQAFPYMPIANPGWMFPEYSFGLRDERMQEMVDEVRANGAELVVCLSHNGFDVDKQMAGIVTGIDVILSGHTHDALPEPVLVGETVIVASGSNGKFVSRVDLDVQNGRMMGFRHKLIPIFSDVITPDPEMTKLIDEQRAPYLDTLSEVIGRTGDDQTLYRRGNFNGTWDDLICDALISERDADIALSPGVRWGPSILPGQDITREDIWNVTSMTYGEAYRTEMTGEFLHVVLEDVADNLFNPDPYYQQGGDMVRVGGLGYRIDITKPQGSRITEMTLLKTGEMIDPTRTYQVAGWASVNEGTEGPQIWDVVEAHIAKQGVISLDPNNSVKVVGA, encoded by the coding sequence ATGATCTCTCGTCGCGACTTTTTACAGACAACAATGGCCGCCGCTGCCCTTTATGGCGCGTCGGGTTTCGGCAATTGGTCAAGGCTTGCGGCGCAACAGGCTCTGACACAGGATAAGCTGCTGGAATTCGATACTTTCGGGAACATATCGCTGATCCACATCACGGATATTCATGCCCAGCTGAAACCGATTTTCTTTCGCGAACCTTCGATGAATATCGGTGTGGGCGCGAATAAGGGTGCCGTGCCACATCTCACCGGTGCCGCGTTCAGAAAACGCTATGGCATTGAGGACGCAAGCCCGTCTGCCTATGCGCTGACCTATGATGATTTCGCTGCCCTGGCGCAGGGCTACGGCCGTGTAGGCGGGCTCGACCGGGTCGCCACGGTCGTCAATGCCATCCGCGCGGATCGCCCGGATGCGCTGTTGCTGGATGGCGGCGACACATGGCATGGCAGCTATACCTGCTACCAGACCGCAGGCCAGGACATGGTCAATGTGATGAACGCGCTCAAACCCGATGCGATGACGTTTCATTGGGAATTCACACTGGGTTCTGAACGCGTTGCGGAAATCGTTGAAAGCCTGCCCTTCGCTGCGCTGGGACAGAATATTTTTGATGCGGAATGGGATGAACCCACGGAATTGTTCCCGCCCTATCGGTTCTTTGAAAGCGGCGGCGTCAAAATCGCCGTGATCGGTCAGGCCTTCCCCTATATGCCCATCGCCAATCCGGGATGGATGTTCCCGGAATACTCCTTTGGGCTGCGCGACGAGCGGATGCAGGAAATGGTCGATGAGGTGCGCGCAAACGGTGCCGAATTGGTGGTTTGCCTCAGCCACAATGGCTTTGACGTGGACAAACAGATGGCCGGGATTGTGACGGGGATTGATGTGATCCTGTCCGGGCACACGCATGACGCGCTGCCCGAACCGGTGCTGGTTGGTGAAACGGTTATCGTTGCCTCAGGCTCGAACGGGAAATTCGTCAGCCGCGTTGATCTTGACGTGCAAAATGGCCGGATGATGGGATTTCGTCACAAGCTGATCCCGATCTTTTCGGATGTGATCACGCCGGACCCGGAGATGACAAAACTCATTGATGAACAGCGCGCGCCCTACCTCGATACTCTGAGCGAGGTGATTGGTCGTACCGGGGACGATCAGACGCTTTATCGGCGGGGTAATTTCAACGGCACATGGGATGATCTGATCTGTGACGCGCTAATCTCGGAGCGCGACGCGGATATTGCCCTGTCACCGGGTGTGCGCTGGGGTCCCTCGATCCTGCCGGGGCAGGACATCACGCGCGAGGACATCTGGAACGTCACATCGATGACTTACGGCGAAGCCTACCGTACTGAAATGACGGGTGAATTCCTGCATGTTGTGCTTGAGGATGTGGCCGATAACCTGTTTAATCCGGACCCATATTATCAGCAGGGTGGCGATATGGTGCGTGTGGGCGGGCTTGGCTACCGCATCGATATCACCAAACCGCAGGGCAGCCGCATCACCGAAATGACGCTGCTTAAAACCGGCGAGATGATTGATCCTACCAGGACCTATCAGGTTGCCGGCTGGGCGTCGGTAAATGAAGGGACAGAGGGCCCGCAAATCTGGGATGTCGTTGAGGCGCATATCGCCAAACAGGGCGTCATTTCGCTTGATCCCAACAATAGTGTGAAAGTTGTCGGCGCTTAA
- a CDS encoding ArsR/SmtB family transcription factor, giving the protein MDTQNLDAAAVTDTNAQETTSLPVFDKNMCAEDMDKMAANAMRASNFLKAISHEGRLMILCHLASGEKSVTELEDLLSARQAAVSQQLSRLRLEGLVTPRRDGKTIYYSLADDRPKQIMEVVYDLFCRAK; this is encoded by the coding sequence ATGGACACGCAAAATCTGGACGCGGCGGCGGTCACGGACACAAACGCGCAGGAAACGACAAGCCTGCCTGTTTTTGACAAGAACATGTGCGCCGAGGACATGGATAAGATGGCCGCCAACGCCATGCGGGCGTCGAATTTCCTCAAGGCGATCAGCCATGAGGGCCGTCTGATGATCCTGTGCCATCTGGCGTCAGGCGAAAAATCCGTCACCGAGCTCGAAGACCTGTTGTCCGCGCGTCAGGCCGCCGTGTCCCAACAGCTTTCGCGCCTGCGACTTGAAGGTCTGGTAACACCCCGACGTGATGGCAAGACGATCTACTACAGCCTCGCGGATGACCGCCCCAAACAGATCATGGAAGTCGTCTACGATCTTTTCTGTCGCGCAAAATAA
- the soxA gene encoding sulfur oxidation c-type cytochrome SoxA gives MRYFTGAVLAALLSTTLASAEPAEDTLVLNEETQMVTRTAAPAHISHAVDEIMSGWLFRGIETRAMQMDDFDNPGMIFVEQAQDMWDTVEGSEGKSCASCHESMDSMAGVKATYPKWNEAAGEMRTLQMQMNDCRSNRMGAEAWKYDKGPAINMEAALASVSRGMPVNVAIDGPAQSTWELGKELYYTRTGQLELSCANCHEENYGNMIRADHLSQGQINGFPVYRLKNTKLNGSHSRFKGCIRDTRAQTYSPGSAEFVALELYVASRGNGLSVEGPSIRN, from the coding sequence ATGAGATATTTTACAGGTGCCGTTCTGGCGGCGCTCTTGAGCACGACATTGGCCTCAGCGGAACCAGCAGAGGATACGCTGGTCCTGAACGAAGAAACGCAGATGGTCACGCGCACGGCGGCCCCGGCGCATATTTCGCACGCGGTGGATGAGATCATGTCGGGGTGGTTGTTTCGGGGCATAGAAACCCGCGCCATGCAGATGGATGATTTCGACAACCCCGGCATGATTTTCGTCGAACAGGCGCAAGACATGTGGGACACCGTCGAAGGGTCCGAGGGAAAATCATGTGCGTCCTGTCACGAAAGCATGGACAGCATGGCAGGCGTTAAAGCCACATACCCCAAATGGAATGAAGCAGCCGGAGAAATGCGCACGCTGCAAATGCAGATGAACGATTGCCGGAGCAACCGTATGGGTGCCGAGGCCTGGAAATACGACAAGGGTCCGGCGATCAACATGGAGGCAGCGCTTGCGTCGGTGTCGCGCGGGATGCCGGTGAATGTCGCCATTGACGGCCCGGCGCAATCCACCTGGGAGCTGGGCAAGGAGCTGTATTATACGCGCACCGGGCAGCTTGAGTTGTCCTGTGCCAATTGCCATGAGGAGAATTACGGCAATATGATCCGCGCCGATCACCTCAGCCAGGGCCAGATCAACGGCTTTCCGGTGTACCGGCTGAAGAATACCAAGCTCAATGGCTCGCATTCGCGGTTCAAGGGATGCATTCGGGACACGCGGGCGCAGACCTATAGTCCGGGAAGTGCAGAATTCGTGGCGCTGGAGCTCTATGTTGCGTCGCGTGGCAATGGGTTGAGCGTCGAAGGCCCGTCCATCCGCAATTGA
- a CDS encoding NAD(P)/FAD-dependent oxidoreductase, whose amino-acid sequence MTLNRRSFMGSGAAATLIAPRVFADGHGKSRVVVVGGGAGGATAARYIAKDSKGEIDVTLIEPTRHYYTCFFSNLYIGGFKDMAALGHSYGTLASGGVNVVHDWAVGVDRDAKTVSLAGGGVVAYDKLILSPGIDFVDGTVDGWDLSAQNAMPHAYKGGSQMEVLKSQIASMPQGGTFAMVAPPNPYRCPPGPYERVSMVAHYLRANNPTAKIIVADPKPKFSKQGLFEEGWADHYAGMIDWIGEDFGGSSVSVDPGAMTVTIDGEVTKVDACNVIPAMKAGRIAELAGVTDGNWAPVNAADMSSKMDADIHVLGDACAQGDMPKSGFSANSQAKVCANAVRGALTGSKVFPAKFSNTCWSLIDANNGVKVGATYEATDEKIAKVDGFISQTGESSDLRRATYEESEGWYAGITADMFG is encoded by the coding sequence ATGACACTGAATAGAAGAAGTTTTATGGGCTCAGGGGCCGCCGCGACGCTCATCGCACCACGTGTTTTTGCAGATGGCCATGGCAAATCCCGCGTCGTTGTCGTGGGGGGCGGCGCGGGCGGTGCCACGGCGGCGCGCTACATCGCCAAGGACAGCAAGGGAGAGATCGACGTCACGCTGATCGAGCCCACGCGCCACTATTACACCTGTTTCTTTTCGAACCTCTACATCGGTGGGTTCAAGGATATGGCGGCCTTGGGTCACTCCTATGGAACACTGGCGTCTGGCGGTGTGAACGTCGTGCATGATTGGGCCGTTGGCGTTGATCGTGATGCAAAAACCGTCTCGCTCGCGGGGGGAGGGGTTGTGGCTTATGACAAACTGATCCTGTCGCCGGGCATTGATTTTGTCGATGGCACGGTTGATGGCTGGGACCTTTCGGCGCAAAATGCCATGCCGCACGCCTATAAGGGGGGCTCGCAGATGGAGGTGCTCAAGTCTCAAATTGCGTCGATGCCGCAGGGCGGCACCTTCGCGATGGTGGCACCCCCCAACCCTTACCGGTGTCCGCCCGGCCCTTATGAACGGGTATCGATGGTGGCGCATTATCTGCGGGCAAATAACCCGACGGCCAAGATCATCGTGGCGGATCCAAAACCGAAGTTCTCCAAACAGGGCCTCTTTGAAGAAGGGTGGGCGGATCATTATGCAGGCATGATCGACTGGATCGGCGAGGATTTCGGCGGGAGCAGCGTTTCGGTTGATCCCGGCGCCATGACCGTGACGATTGATGGCGAGGTCACCAAGGTTGATGCCTGTAACGTCATTCCAGCGATGAAAGCGGGGCGGATTGCCGAGCTTGCCGGTGTCACGGATGGCAACTGGGCCCCTGTAAACGCGGCGGATATGTCGAGTAAAATGGACGCTGATATCCATGTTCTGGGGGACGCTTGTGCGCAGGGCGACATGCCCAAGTCCGGATTTTCAGCCAATAGTCAGGCAAAGGTCTGCGCCAATGCGGTGCGCGGTGCGCTGACCGGATCAAAGGTGTTCCCGGCCAAATTCTCCAATACATGCTGGTCCCTGATTGACGCCAACAATGGCGTTAAAGTGGGCGCAACCTATGAGGCGACGGATGAAAAAATCGCCAAGGTTGATGGGTTCATTTCACAGACCGGCGAAAGCAGTGATCTGCGCCGCGCCACCTATGAGGAGTCTGAGGGTTGGTATGCGGGCATCACGGCGGATATGTTCGGGTAA
- the soxY gene encoding thiosulfate oxidation carrier protein SoxY, translating to MELTRRKAIWMGTGALIVAGLPIRGSAAVEDVIAAFTGGAPIGTGDIKLVAPEIAENGNTVPIEVSSGSAAEILVLATGNPTPSVATFKFGSLAASRAASTRIRLAGTQEVVAIAKLDDGSFVQASSTVKVTIGGCGG from the coding sequence ATGGAACTGACGAGACGCAAGGCAATATGGATGGGGACGGGCGCATTGATCGTCGCGGGCCTGCCGATCCGCGGGTCGGCCGCGGTGGAGGATGTGATCGCGGCGTTTACCGGCGGTGCGCCGATCGGGACGGGCGATATCAAGCTGGTCGCGCCGGAGATTGCGGAGAATGGCAATACGGTCCCCATCGAGGTGTCATCCGGCAGTGCTGCGGAAATTCTGGTGCTTGCCACGGGTAATCCGACGCCAAGTGTCGCCACGTTCAAGTTTGGATCGCTGGCCGCATCGCGCGCAGCCTCCACACGCATCCGCCTGGCCGGCACGCAGGAGGTGGTCGCCATCGCAAAGCTTGATGACGGCTCATTCGTTCAGGCATCCAGTACGGTCAAAGTCACAATCGGCGGCTGCGGCGGTTAA
- the soxX gene encoding sulfur oxidation c-type cytochrome SoxX — protein MKISFMMAAAAGLVSSGAFAQEIAPTAVSFNEGAIEHSLSGVPGDPVNGRIIVGDKRQGNCVACHEVTDLVDIPFHGEIGPMLDGAGDRWSEAELRGIVANAKIMFEDSMMPSFYKTEGFIRPGNAYTGEAADDTFGPILSAQQIEDVVAYLSTLTE, from the coding sequence ATGAAAATATCTTTTATGATGGCTGCGGCGGCGGGACTGGTGTCGTCCGGAGCATTTGCGCAAGAGATTGCGCCGACCGCGGTGAGTTTTAACGAGGGGGCGATTGAGCATTCCTTGTCCGGCGTTCCGGGGGACCCGGTGAATGGACGCATCATCGTCGGCGACAAGCGGCAGGGCAATTGCGTCGCCTGTCACGAGGTCACCGATTTGGTGGATATCCCCTTCCACGGTGAGATTGGGCCGATGCTTGATGGGGCGGGCGACCGTTGGAGCGAGGCGGAATTGCGCGGTATCGTGGCCAACGCCAAGATCATGTTCGAGGACAGCATGATGCCGTCCTTTTACAAAACCGAAGGCTTTATCCGCCCCGGCAACGCCTACACGGGCGAGGCGGCGGATGATACATTCGGGCCGATCCTGAGCGCTCAGCAGATCGAGGATGTCGTGGCCTATCTGAGTACACTTACGGAATAA
- a CDS encoding DUF302 domain-containing protein — protein sequence MRSFAMAGVLCTLFAGPGQAQDATVHIFEGSFEDAAFSVENAIIGKGLVIDYVSHVGDMLERTAADVGSDVQLFEEADIFVFCSAVISRQVMEADPMNIAHCPYGVFVADTGSEVMIGYRSYPPGPMQAVETLLSDIVQEALGSD from the coding sequence ATGAGATCATTCGCGATGGCAGGTGTCTTATGTACGCTTTTCGCCGGTCCCGGACAGGCGCAAGATGCGACGGTTCACATTTTTGAGGGCAGTTTCGAGGATGCAGCCTTCAGCGTTGAAAACGCCATTATCGGCAAAGGACTGGTGATTGATTACGTCAGCCATGTTGGTGACATGCTGGAACGCACCGCCGCGGATGTCGGGAGTGACGTTCAGCTTTTTGAAGAGGCGGATATTTTTGTTTTCTGTTCCGCTGTCATATCGCGGCAGGTCATGGAAGCGGATCCAATGAACATCGCCCATTGCCCCTATGGGGTCTTCGTGGCGGATACTGGCAGCGAGGTCATGATCGGGTATCGCTCCTATCCGCCCGGACCAATGCAGGCCGTTGAAACACTTCTGAGTGACATCGTGCAGGAAGCGTTGGGGAGTGATTGA
- a CDS encoding c-type cytochrome, whose translation MSKFPKCAGLLAALAFTAGPVMAETFGLGRPALPEEIAAWDGDIRPDGTGLPKGSGDALIGEEIFAEQCAACHGDFAEGIGNWPKLAGGADTLDHDDPLKTVGSYWPYLTTAYDYIKRSMPYGNAGTLSDDEVYATLAYILYSNDLIPDDFILSDETLLDVEMPNAEGFIIDDRAETEYAQWSDAPCMEKCKSAVNITMRAMVLDVTPQEETSPEAEPEEAPLMVTAAFDPALAAEGEKVFRKCKACHQIGADAKNKSGPILTGVVGSPAGVVEGFSYSKPLIKVAESGLIWSEKELAAFLEKPRAYLKGTKMSFAGLRKEADQRAIIEYLKSYGN comes from the coding sequence ATGTCGAAGTTTCCTAAATGCGCGGGTCTGTTGGCGGCTCTTGCCTTCACGGCGGGTCCCGTAATGGCGGAGACCTTCGGACTGGGACGCCCGGCTCTGCCCGAAGAAATCGCCGCCTGGGACGGTGATATCAGACCCGATGGCACCGGTTTGCCGAAAGGCTCCGGTGACGCGCTGATCGGTGAGGAGATATTTGCGGAGCAATGCGCGGCCTGCCATGGTGATTTTGCAGAAGGGATCGGCAATTGGCCCAAACTGGCTGGCGGTGCGGATACCCTTGATCATGATGACCCGCTAAAGACTGTTGGATCGTATTGGCCATATTTAACAACGGCCTATGATTATATCAAACGCTCGATGCCCTATGGCAACGCGGGGACACTGTCGGATGACGAAGTCTATGCGACCCTGGCCTATATCCTTTATTCCAACGACCTGATCCCGGATGACTTCATCCTGTCGGATGAGACCCTGCTGGACGTCGAGATGCCGAATGCGGAGGGGTTCATCATCGATGACCGTGCGGAGACGGAATATGCGCAATGGTCGGATGCGCCCTGCATGGAGAAGTGCAAATCCGCGGTGAACATCACCATGCGGGCCATGGTTCTGGATGTCACGCCGCAGGAAGAAACCTCGCCTGAGGCAGAGCCGGAAGAAGCACCCTTGATGGTCACCGCAGCCTTTGACCCGGCATTGGCAGCCGAAGGTGAGAAGGTGTTCAGGAAATGCAAAGCCTGTCATCAGATCGGGGCAGATGCCAAAAACAAATCGGGTCCGATCCTGACCGGTGTGGTCGGCAGCCCCGCCGGAGTTGTTGAAGGATTCAGCTACTCCAAGCCGCTGATAAAAGTCGCAGAATCCGGCCTCATATGGTCAGAAAAAGAACTCGCAGCGTTCCTGGAAAAGCCGCGCGCCTATTTGAAAGGCACTAAAATGTCATTTGCCGGGCTCAGGAAAGAGGCCGATCAAAGGGCGATCATCGAATATCTGAAATCATATGGGAACTAA
- the soxC gene encoding sulfite dehydrogenase: MSDHETGNRPSRRAFLGGAAAAGALTAGGARAQTPDPLITEIQPWAQGFGDGVDAVRYGLPIEYEGDVIRRNVEWLTADTISSINFTPIHALEGTITPQGCAFERHHSGAIDLRKEDYRLMINGLVDRPLVFNYADLERFPRENHVYFCECAANTGMEWAGAQLNGAQFTHGMIHNMEYTGVPLRILLEEAGLDTAGDLADKWVFVEGADASSNGRSIPMEKALDDVLVAFKANGEALRKEHGYPVRLVVPGWEGNMWVKWIRRIEVMDGPVESREETSKYTDTLEDGTSRKWTWAMDAKSVVTSPSPQAPVTHGTGPLVISGLAWSGRGAITRVDVSKDGGMSWETARLARPGERMALSRFYLDTHWDGSEMLLQSRAMDDTGYVQPTKAQLRAVRGLNSIYHNNCIQTWLLRANGEAENVEVS; this comes from the coding sequence ATGTCAGATCATGAAACAGGAAACAGGCCCTCACGCCGCGCGTTCTTGGGGGGCGCTGCGGCGGCTGGCGCATTGACGGCGGGCGGTGCGCGGGCGCAGACCCCGGACCCGCTGATCACCGAAATACAACCCTGGGCGCAAGGGTTTGGCGATGGTGTGGATGCGGTGCGCTATGGGTTGCCCATCGAATATGAGGGGGATGTCATCCGGCGCAATGTGGAATGGCTGACGGCGGACACCATCAGTTCCATCAATTTTACGCCGATCCACGCGTTGGAGGGGACGATCACGCCGCAGGGTTGTGCGTTTGAGCGGCACCATTCCGGCGCGATTGACCTCAGGAAAGAAGATTACCGCTTGATGATCAACGGGTTGGTGGATCGGCCTTTGGTATTCAACTACGCCGATCTGGAACGCTTCCCGCGTGAAAACCACGTGTATTTTTGCGAATGTGCCGCCAATACGGGCATGGAATGGGCGGGTGCGCAACTTAACGGCGCGCAGTTTACCCATGGCATGATCCACAACATGGAATACACCGGCGTGCCTTTGCGCATACTGCTGGAGGAAGCGGGCCTCGATACGGCGGGCGATCTGGCGGATAAATGGGTGTTTGTCGAGGGGGCGGATGCCTCCTCCAACGGGCGCTCGATTCCGATGGAAAAGGCGCTGGATGATGTGCTGGTCGCCTTCAAGGCCAATGGCGAAGCCCTGCGCAAGGAACATGGATACCCCGTGCGTCTGGTCGTGCCGGGGTGGGAAGGCAACATGTGGGTCAAATGGATCCGGCGGATCGAGGTCATGGATGGCCCCGTCGAGAGCCGCGAGGAGACCAGCAAATACACAGACACGTTGGAGGACGGGACCAGCCGGAAATGGACATGGGCGATGGATGCCAAATCGGTGGTGACCAGCCCCAGCCCGCAAGCGCCGGTCACCCATGGCACCGGGCCTTTGGTCATATCCGGTCTGGCATGGTCCGGGCGCGGTGCGATCACGCGTGTTGATGTGTCCAAGGACGGGGGCATGAGTTGGGAAACCGCCCGGCTGGCGCGACCGGGAGAGAGAATGGCGCTGAGCCGGTTTTATCTGGACACCCATTGGGACGGCTCGGAAATGTTGCTGCAATCGCGTGCGATGGATGACACCGGCTATGTCCAACCCACCAAGGCGCAGCTGCGCGCGGTGCGCGGGCTCAATTCAATCTATCACAATAACTGCATTCAAACCTGGCTGCTGCGCGCAAACGGGGAGGCGGAAAATGTCGAAGTTTCCTAA
- a CDS encoding cytochrome c biogenesis CcdA family protein yields MMEITFAGAAFAGILSFLSPCILPMVPFYLSYLAGVGMNQICADAHIDGRIRARAVLAACFFAAGVITIFMGLGAAASTFGQVVREYFDLLRWVAAAIIIAMGLHFLGVIRIGVLYRQLRADAGVTANISLVGAYVIGLAFAFGWTPCVGPVLAAILFTAAGTDTASMGAQLLFVYGLGMTAPFILAALFIGPFMRWMSRFRRHLGSIEKIMGVMLILFGILIATNSMNIIAQWMLEVGPDIGVLR; encoded by the coding sequence ATGATGGAGATCACATTCGCCGGCGCTGCTTTTGCGGGCATCCTGTCTTTCCTGTCGCCTTGTATCCTGCCGATGGTGCCGTTTTACCTGAGCTATCTGGCTGGTGTCGGCATGAACCAGATCTGTGCAGATGCGCATATCGACGGGCGGATCCGCGCGCGCGCCGTGCTCGCGGCCTGTTTTTTTGCCGCGGGTGTCATCACGATCTTCATGGGACTGGGGGCTGCCGCGAGCACCTTCGGGCAGGTGGTGCGCGAGTATTTTGACCTGCTGCGATGGGTTGCTGCCGCCATCATCATTGCAATGGGGCTGCATTTTCTGGGCGTGATCCGCATCGGCGTTTTGTACCGCCAATTGCGCGCGGATGCCGGGGTGACCGCTAATATCAGCCTGGTCGGGGCCTATGTGATCGGCCTGGCTTTTGCCTTTGGTTGGACGCCCTGCGTCGGGCCGGTTCTGGCGGCGATCCTGTTCACGGCGGCGGGGACGGACACGGCATCCATGGGTGCGCAGCTGTTGTTTGTCTATGGCCTCGGCATGACGGCTCCCTTCATTCTGGCCGCGCTTTTCATCGGCCCGTTCATGCGTTGGATGTCCCGATTTCGCAGGCATCTGGGGAGTATCGAAAAAATCATGGGTGTAATGCTGATCCTGTTCGGGATTTTGATTGCGACGAATTCAATGAATATCATTGCGCAATGGATGCTCGAAGTTGGGCCGGACATCGGCGTCCTGCGCTAA